Proteins encoded by one window of Kribbella italica:
- a CDS encoding ABC transporter permease produces MSDTTVQDTVREPAPAAIEAPADRVRRLRVGGLMLVFALIGLGLAIVTNGGKATFQLVSGDLQNNLLGVPAQPVAIFLGLLGLVAAGAYVVRRVPQKYSGWLAVVLGICFIGAFLCWAAAGKTFPLANQFQGTLNFATPLILGALAGVLCERAGVINIAIEGQFLVGAFTAAVVSSMTGSATAALIAAAVSGVLMASLLAVFSIKYLVNQVVLGVVLVVFASGITGYLFDQFLQEDAENLNTPTVLSAVKIPGLGDIPFVGPILFNQTILVYLTYLAVAVVTFVLFQTRWGLRVRAVGEHPKAADTVGIRVKRVRYSAVLWAGVLAGLGGAFFTVGYAGSFSKEMTAGNGFIALAALIMGRWHPIGAMVAALFFGFATQLQSQLQIIQTPIPGELLLMAPYLATVIAVAGLVGRVRAPKADGEPYVTE; encoded by the coding sequence ATGAGCGACACGACTGTCCAGGACACGGTGCGGGAGCCCGCACCGGCGGCGATCGAGGCACCGGCCGACCGCGTACGGCGGTTGCGCGTCGGTGGCCTGATGCTGGTGTTCGCGCTGATCGGGCTCGGGCTGGCGATCGTCACCAACGGCGGCAAGGCGACCTTCCAGCTGGTCTCGGGCGACCTGCAGAACAACCTGCTCGGCGTACCGGCCCAGCCGGTGGCCATCTTCCTGGGGCTGCTCGGACTTGTTGCCGCGGGCGCCTACGTGGTGCGCCGGGTGCCGCAGAAGTACTCGGGCTGGCTGGCCGTCGTCCTGGGGATCTGCTTCATCGGAGCGTTCCTGTGCTGGGCGGCGGCGGGCAAGACGTTCCCGCTGGCGAACCAGTTCCAGGGCACGCTGAACTTCGCGACTCCGCTGATCCTCGGCGCGCTGGCCGGTGTGCTGTGCGAGCGGGCCGGTGTCATCAACATCGCGATCGAGGGGCAGTTCCTGGTCGGCGCGTTCACGGCGGCGGTCGTGTCCAGCATGACGGGCAGCGCGACGGCGGCGCTGATCGCCGCGGCGGTGAGCGGCGTGCTGATGGCGTCGCTGCTGGCGGTCTTCTCGATCAAGTACCTGGTGAACCAGGTCGTGCTCGGCGTCGTGCTCGTGGTGTTCGCGTCGGGGATCACCGGGTATCTCTTCGACCAGTTCCTGCAGGAGGACGCGGAGAACCTGAACACGCCGACCGTGCTGTCGGCGGTGAAGATCCCGGGGCTGGGTGACATCCCGTTCGTCGGGCCGATCCTGTTCAACCAGACGATCCTGGTCTACCTGACCTACCTCGCGGTCGCCGTCGTCACGTTCGTGCTCTTCCAGACCCGCTGGGGTCTGCGGGTCCGCGCGGTCGGCGAGCACCCGAAGGCGGCCGACACGGTCGGCATTCGCGTGAAGCGGGTGCGGTACTCCGCCGTCCTGTGGGCGGGGGTGCTCGCGGGGCTCGGCGGTGCGTTCTTCACCGTCGGGTACGCCGGGTCGTTCTCCAAGGAGATGACCGCGGGCAACGGGTTCATCGCGCTGGCCGCGCTGATCATGGGCCGCTGGCACCCGATCGGCGCGATGGTCGCCGCGCTGTTCTTCGGGTTCGCGACGCAGTTGCAGTCGCAGCTCCAGATCATCCAGACCCCGATCCCCGGCGAGTTGTTGCTGATGGCCCCGTACCTGGCCACTGTCATCGCCGTTGCGGGTCTGGTCGGCCGAGTGAGAGCGCCGAAGGCGGACGGTGAGCCCTACGTCACGGAATGA
- a CDS encoding mandelate racemase/muconate lactonizing enzyme family protein, whose translation MIITGIDVQVVNLPLTSPFRSSFETKTGETRTVVRIRTDDGQVGWGETMWGAPVARLTEQLAASLIGKSPFALEEFHATHTMVPFFYGYVGYAALAGLDVACWDLMGKITGRPLTDLIGGRVRDTVPITALITRADAPDANDADLPAALADHAAKVVAEGGFTAVKLKGTKDVDGDVRIMRALRDRLPEAELRVDPNAAWSVPESIRAGLRLEELDLEYLEDPCWGIDGMAQVREKIRIPLCTNMCVVAFEDFAPAMRLGAVDVIHGDVYKWGGIKATKDLAAHCETFGLGMNLHSGGELGIATAAHLAVVASTPVLNRAIDSMYYLHDDDIIDPIPLHDGRLTVPDGPGLGVRVDEDKLAHYAALNAREGDLVK comes from the coding sequence ATGATCATCACCGGCATCGACGTCCAGGTCGTCAACCTGCCGCTGACCAGTCCGTTCCGCAGCTCGTTCGAGACCAAGACCGGCGAGACCCGGACCGTCGTCCGGATCCGCACCGACGACGGTCAGGTCGGCTGGGGCGAGACGATGTGGGGCGCACCGGTCGCCCGGCTGACCGAGCAGCTGGCCGCGTCGCTGATCGGCAAGAGCCCGTTCGCGCTGGAGGAGTTCCACGCGACCCACACGATGGTCCCGTTCTTCTACGGGTACGTCGGGTACGCCGCGCTGGCCGGCCTCGACGTCGCCTGCTGGGACCTGATGGGCAAGATCACCGGCCGTCCGCTGACCGACCTGATCGGCGGCCGGGTTCGCGACACCGTCCCGATCACCGCGCTGATCACCCGCGCGGACGCCCCGGACGCGAACGACGCGGACCTTCCGGCCGCGCTCGCCGACCATGCCGCGAAGGTGGTCGCCGAGGGCGGCTTCACCGCGGTCAAGCTCAAGGGCACCAAGGACGTCGACGGCGACGTACGGATCATGCGGGCGCTGCGCGACCGGCTGCCCGAGGCCGAGCTGCGGGTCGACCCGAACGCCGCCTGGAGCGTGCCGGAGTCGATCCGGGCCGGACTCCGGCTCGAGGAGCTCGACCTGGAGTACCTCGAGGACCCCTGCTGGGGCATCGACGGGATGGCCCAGGTCCGGGAGAAGATCCGGATCCCGCTGTGCACGAACATGTGCGTGGTCGCGTTCGAGGACTTCGCGCCGGCGATGCGGCTCGGCGCGGTCGACGTGATCCACGGCGACGTCTACAAGTGGGGCGGGATCAAGGCGACCAAGGACCTGGCCGCGCACTGCGAGACCTTCGGGCTCGGGATGAACCTGCACAGCGGCGGCGAGCTCGGCATCGCGACCGCGGCGCACCTGGCCGTCGTCGCCTCCACGCCGGTGCTGAACCGGGCGATCGACAGCATGTACTACCTGCACGACGACGACATCATCGACCCGATCCCGCTGCACGACGGCCGGCTCACGGTCCCGGACGGCCCCGGCCTCGGCGTACGGGTCGACGAGGACAAGCTCGCCCACTACGCCGCGCTGAACGCCCGCGAAGGCGATCTGGTCAAGTGA
- a CDS encoding DNA-3-methyladenine glycosylase family protein, whose amino-acid sequence MTSSEHQLTAAAPFDFGLSLRFVGGFSPTAGEQQVGSGRLVKALRVGGETVLAEVSAQGSAVDVRLTGARGDAAVEAALDRIRFFLSLDDELEDFYALADDAFRPVVERLYGYHQVKFSSPWENVAWAILSQRTPRAVAVQAKAALIERTGNLFEADGIVYPAFPDAEQVAALDDLAEVIGNVRKAGYLQGAARRWLDLSETELREAPYEEAKEQLLSLPGIGPWSSMFVLIRGLGRMDEMPTEKEFLRAAARVYGRALDEKELIQLSERYGPWRGYWAHYLRADG is encoded by the coding sequence ATGACCTCTTCCGAGCATCAGCTGACCGCGGCGGCACCCTTCGACTTCGGGTTGTCGTTGCGGTTTGTCGGTGGGTTCTCGCCTACTGCTGGGGAGCAGCAGGTCGGTAGTGGTCGGCTGGTGAAGGCGCTGCGGGTGGGTGGGGAGACCGTGCTGGCCGAGGTGTCGGCGCAGGGGAGCGCGGTGGACGTTCGGCTGACCGGCGCGCGAGGGGATGCGGCCGTCGAGGCGGCGCTGGATCGGATTCGGTTCTTTCTGAGTTTGGACGACGAGCTGGAGGACTTCTACGCGCTGGCGGACGATGCGTTTCGGCCGGTCGTGGAGCGGCTGTACGGGTACCACCAGGTGAAGTTCAGCTCGCCGTGGGAGAACGTTGCCTGGGCCATCTTGTCGCAGCGGACGCCGAGAGCCGTTGCGGTGCAGGCGAAAGCGGCGCTGATCGAGCGCACCGGCAACTTGTTCGAGGCCGACGGCATCGTTTACCCGGCGTTCCCCGACGCCGAGCAGGTCGCGGCGCTCGACGACCTGGCCGAGGTGATCGGCAACGTGCGCAAGGCGGGGTACCTGCAGGGCGCCGCCCGCCGCTGGCTCGACCTGTCCGAGACGGAGCTGCGTGAGGCGCCGTACGAGGAAGCCAAGGAGCAGCTGCTGTCGCTGCCGGGGATCGGCCCGTGGTCGTCGATGTTCGTGCTGATCCGCGGTCTGGGCCGGATGGACGAGATGCCGACGGAGAAGGAGTTCCTGCGCGCCGCGGCCCGTGTCTACGGGCGGGCGCTCGACGAGAAAGAACTCATCCAGCTGTCCGAGCGGTACGGGCCCTGGCGCGGATACTGGGCGCACTACCTCCGGGCTGACGGCTGA
- a CDS encoding cytidine deaminase, translating to MSPTSRNEDVDWPALRQAAVHAMRRAYAPYSGYAVGAAALVDDGRVVAGCNVENASYGLTLCAECGVVSALHATGGGRLVAFTCVDHNEELLTPCGRCRQLLHEHGGPNLLLESKTGSRPLSELLPEAFGPENLEDQ from the coding sequence GTGAGCCCTACGTCACGGAATGAGGACGTCGACTGGCCTGCCCTCCGGCAGGCTGCCGTCCACGCCATGCGCCGCGCCTACGCGCCGTACTCCGGGTACGCCGTGGGGGCGGCGGCTCTGGTGGACGACGGGCGGGTGGTTGCCGGGTGCAACGTCGAGAACGCGTCGTACGGGCTGACCTTGTGCGCTGAGTGTGGAGTGGTCTCCGCGCTGCACGCGACGGGTGGGGGACGCCTGGTGGCGTTCACCTGTGTGGATCACAACGAAGAGCTGCTGACGCCGTGCGGACGGTGCCGGCAGCTGCTGCACGAGCACGGCGGGCCGAACCTGCTGCTGGAGTCCAAGACCGGCAGCCGGCCGCTGAGCGAGTTGCTGCCCGAGGCGTTCGGGCCCGAGAACCTGGAGGACCAGTGA
- a CDS encoding thymidine phosphorylase, giving the protein MSFDAVDVIRTKRDRGELSDGQIDWVIDAYTRGAVADEQMSSLAMAILLNGMTRREIARWTAAMIASGERMDFAKLSRPTADKHSTGGVGDKITLPLAPLVAACGVAVPQLSGRGLGHTGGTLDKLESIPGWRAALSNTELMNQLEDVGAVICAAGDGLAPADKKLYALRDVTGTVEAIPLIASSIMSKKIAEGTGALVLDVKVGTGAFMKDLGDARELAETMVALGTDAGVRTVALLTDMSTPLGLTAGNALEVRESLEVLAGGGPADVVELTVALAAEMLAAAGVTGVDPAEKLRDGSAMDVWRRMIAAQDGDPDAELPVAPEQHVVKAESTGVLSRLDALAVGVAAWRLGAGRARKEDPVSPVAGIELHAKPGDEVTAGQPLLTLHADDASRFERALESLADAVDIGTPYEAQQLIIDRITA; this is encoded by the coding sequence GTGAGCTTCGACGCGGTGGACGTCATCCGGACCAAGCGTGATCGCGGCGAGCTGAGCGACGGGCAGATCGACTGGGTGATCGACGCCTACACCCGCGGCGCGGTCGCCGACGAGCAGATGTCGTCGCTGGCGATGGCGATCCTGCTGAACGGGATGACCCGGCGCGAGATCGCCCGCTGGACCGCGGCGATGATCGCGTCCGGCGAGCGGATGGACTTCGCGAAGCTGTCCCGGCCGACCGCGGACAAGCACTCGACCGGCGGAGTCGGGGACAAGATCACGTTGCCGCTGGCACCGTTGGTGGCGGCGTGCGGCGTCGCCGTACCGCAGCTGTCCGGGCGGGGACTCGGGCACACCGGCGGGACGCTCGACAAGCTGGAGTCGATCCCCGGCTGGCGGGCCGCGCTGTCCAACACCGAGCTGATGAACCAGCTCGAGGACGTCGGCGCGGTGATCTGCGCGGCCGGCGACGGGCTCGCGCCGGCCGACAAGAAGCTGTACGCGCTGCGCGACGTGACCGGGACGGTCGAGGCGATCCCGCTGATCGCGAGCTCGATCATGAGCAAGAAGATCGCCGAGGGGACCGGCGCGCTGGTGCTGGACGTCAAGGTCGGCACCGGCGCGTTCATGAAGGACCTCGGCGACGCGCGGGAGCTGGCCGAGACGATGGTTGCCCTGGGCACGGATGCCGGCGTCCGGACGGTCGCGCTGCTGACCGACATGTCGACACCGCTCGGGCTGACCGCTGGCAACGCGCTCGAGGTGCGGGAGTCGCTGGAGGTGCTCGCCGGTGGTGGTCCGGCGGACGTCGTCGAGCTGACGGTCGCGCTGGCGGCGGAGATGCTCGCGGCCGCTGGGGTTACCGGGGTGGATCCGGCGGAGAAGCTGCGCGACGGGTCGGCGATGGATGTGTGGCGCCGGATGATCGCCGCCCAGGACGGCGATCCGGACGCGGAGCTGCCGGTCGCGCCGGAGCAGCACGTGGTCAAGGCGGAGTCCACCGGCGTACTGAGCCGACTGGACGCGCTGGCCGTCGGTGTCGCTGCCTGGCGCCTGGGGGCTGGGCGGGCGCGCAAGGAGGATCCGGTCTCACCGGTCGCGGGTATCGAGCTGCATGCGAAGCCGGGCGACGAGGTGACGGCGGGTCAGCCGCTGCTCACGCTCCACGCCGACGACGCCTCGCGCTTCGAGCGGGCTTTGGAGTCCTTGGCGGATGCCGTGGACATCGGTACGCCGTACGAGGCCCAGCAGCTGATCATCGATCGGATCACTGCCTGA
- a CDS encoding creatininase family protein: protein MTVRHLALLPRGTVRALAAEDAVAVVPIGAVEQHGDHLPLGTDFLVVEAVLDRALEQLDDDDTTWVRLPTMTFGHSPHHLFTAAVSLRPSTLSDVLADVLSSLSQTGFRRIVIVNGHGGNDELVRLAVKAHALHTEGTAAACSYWTLSAETTADAAAAERPERTPGHAGWFETSLMLAAHPELVADDRPFQPSDPPPLFDRSPAPGLTVERYGEWPRVGGLTDDPAEATAATGRLLLGRRVAGLVAALRGLDQATTSAPGDRLPSTDRERGPHA, encoded by the coding sequence ATGACTGTACGACACCTCGCCCTGCTGCCCCGCGGAACCGTCAGGGCGCTGGCCGCGGAGGACGCCGTGGCTGTCGTACCGATCGGCGCGGTCGAGCAGCACGGCGACCACCTGCCGCTCGGGACGGACTTCCTGGTGGTGGAGGCGGTTCTCGACCGGGCGCTGGAGCAGCTGGACGACGACGACACCACCTGGGTCCGGCTGCCGACGATGACGTTCGGGCACAGCCCCCACCACCTGTTCACGGCCGCGGTGAGTCTGCGGCCGTCGACGTTGTCCGACGTACTGGCCGACGTCCTGTCCTCGTTGAGCCAGACCGGCTTCCGGCGGATCGTGATCGTCAACGGGCACGGCGGCAACGACGAACTCGTTCGGCTGGCAGTGAAGGCGCATGCCCTGCACACCGAGGGGACCGCCGCTGCCTGCTCGTACTGGACGCTCAGCGCGGAGACCACCGCCGACGCCGCGGCCGCCGAGCGACCCGAGCGGACGCCGGGCCACGCGGGCTGGTTCGAGACGTCGCTGATGCTGGCCGCCCACCCGGAACTCGTCGCCGACGACCGGCCGTTCCAGCCGTCCGACCCGCCGCCGCTCTTCGACCGCAGCCCGGCGCCCGGCCTCACGGTCGAGCGGTACGGCGAGTGGCCGCGCGTCGGCGGCCTCACCGACGACCCCGCGGAGGCGACCGCCGCGACCGGACGGTTGCTGCTCGGCCGCCGGGTCGCCGGGCTGGTCGCCGCGCTCCGCGGCCTCGACCAGGCGACCACATCCGCACCCGGCGACCGACTCCCATCCACCGACCGCGAAAGAGGTCCGCACGCATGA
- a CDS encoding serine hydrolase domain-containing protein: MPVIEELLTEARRRRAFSAAAWSVGTTDQTHSRGLLGTTAWSSEVAVTEDSRWDLASVTKPVVAMAVLSLVEDGVLTLDDTIADHLPSYAGTDKAGIRIRELLTHTSGIPGQQPLYRWARTRDELLAAIRALPLLGPPGAQVAYSSQGFILLGLIAEAAAEATLDVLVAERVTRPAGMSGTGFGVPDPGVAVATEDDPWRGRVVQGEVHDENAVVLGAPAGHAGLFGTLADLEALGRTLCARGCGAAGRVLTEAGYAAMIAPRTDQLASRRTLGWQGVDPVDSVAGDLIGARGYGHLGFTGTSLWVDPERGSYVVLLTNRVHPTRQNPAIGRLRRTVNNAGFALASG; this comes from the coding sequence ATGCCGGTGATCGAGGAGCTGCTGACCGAGGCCCGCCGGCGCCGCGCGTTCTCGGCGGCCGCATGGTCGGTGGGCACCACCGACCAGACGCACAGCCGGGGACTGCTCGGTACGACGGCCTGGAGCTCGGAGGTCGCCGTGACCGAGGACAGCCGGTGGGACCTCGCGTCCGTCACCAAACCGGTGGTCGCGATGGCGGTGCTGTCGCTGGTCGAGGACGGCGTCCTCACCTTGGACGACACGATCGCGGACCACCTGCCGTCGTACGCGGGAACCGACAAGGCCGGGATCCGGATTCGTGAACTGCTCACCCACACGTCCGGCATCCCTGGGCAGCAACCGCTCTACCGGTGGGCCCGGACGCGGGACGAACTGCTGGCCGCCATCCGTGCGCTGCCGCTGCTGGGTCCGCCCGGCGCGCAGGTTGCCTACAGCTCGCAGGGCTTCATCCTGCTCGGACTGATCGCCGAGGCCGCCGCCGAGGCGACGCTCGACGTACTGGTGGCCGAGCGGGTCACGCGGCCTGCGGGGATGAGCGGGACCGGGTTCGGCGTCCCTGATCCTGGGGTTGCTGTGGCCACCGAGGACGATCCGTGGCGCGGCCGCGTCGTCCAGGGCGAGGTTCACGACGAGAACGCGGTGGTGCTCGGCGCACCGGCCGGACATGCCGGGCTGTTCGGCACGCTGGCCGATCTGGAAGCTCTCGGCCGAACGCTGTGCGCACGGGGGTGCGGCGCTGCCGGACGGGTGCTGACGGAGGCCGGGTACGCCGCGATGATCGCGCCGCGGACCGATCAGCTGGCGTCGCGGCGGACGCTGGGCTGGCAGGGCGTGGACCCGGTCGACTCCGTGGCCGGTGATCTGATCGGGGCTCGCGGCTACGGGCATCTGGGGTTCACCGGGACGTCGTTGTGGGTGGACCCGGAGCGCGGCAGCTACGTGGTGCTGCTGACCAACCGCGTGCACCCGACCCGGCAGAATCCGGCCATCGGGCGCCTCCGCCGTACGGTGAACAACGCGGGCTTCGCACTCGCCAGTGGCTGA